A region from the Vicia villosa cultivar HV-30 ecotype Madison, WI linkage group LG3, Vvil1.0, whole genome shotgun sequence genome encodes:
- the LOC131660261 gene encoding protein PSK SIMULATOR 2-like, which produces MGAVCSAGMAGENAEVGGKSLGFSGKILKKGDSFTNRKDSDSRSHDQGRRQRNKENGFSDEFGLSTSASMGEKQISRKGSLLSKASYRAVEVLDSLGSGMPKLNNNSGFVSGMTSKGKKISILAFEVANTITKGAILFNSLYEENIQFLKKEVLQSEGIQQLVSTDMKELISLAEMDKREEFNVFSREVARFGNMCKDPQWHNLHRYFSRLDMDVLGDKQNPVDAEKTMQEFAGLVNYTAELYHELNAYERFQHDYQQKIKEMESLNLPLKGESITIFQSELKHQKKLVRNLKKKSLWARNLEEVVEKLVDIVTYIHQAICELLGNHGIGAVKYGKGPQRLGESGLALHYANIINQIYMIASRPASLPPNTRDTLYQGLPNNIKSALPSRLQSISIPKEQSFTHIKAEMDKTLKWLVPFAANTIKVHQGFGWVGEWANTSNDFGDNTTKESNPIRLQTLYYADKQKIDLHIIDLLAWIHYLISSIRSRQNVSRPMPARSPPKRPELQSKMRQFLILSLDRNNKPLGTQLSQEDRILLEEVIARRRSPGVSKSQELGVSKKTQVRHPLRTKSAGSSPVRESLGTTLNANRRSYNVLDIMDGLGS; this is translated from the exons ATGGGGGCGGTTTGTTCGGCTGGGATGGCTGGGGAAAATGCGGAAGTTGGAGGGAAGAGTTTGGGGTTTTCTGGAAAGATTCTTAAGAAGGGAGATAGTTTTACGAATCGGAAAGATTCTGATTCAAGGTCTCATGATCAAGGGAGAAGGCAAAGGAATAAGGAAAACGGGTTTTCGGATGAGTTCGGGTTATCTACTTCAGCTTCAATGGGGGAAAAACAG ATCAGCAGAAAGGGCTCTTTACTGAGCAAAGCTAGCTATAGGGCAGTGGAAGTTCTGGACTCACTTGGAAGTGGCATGCCAAAGCTAAATAATAATAGTGGGTTTGTCTCTGGCATGACTTCTAAAGGGAAGAAAATATCGATATTGGCATTTGAAGTAGCTAATACGATAACCAAAGGTGCCATTTTATTTAACTCACTTTATGAAGAAAACATTCAGTTCCTCAAGAAGGAGGTTTTACAATCCGAAGGCATTCAACAATTAGTCTCAACAGATATGAAAGAGTTAATAAGCCTTGCTGAGATGGACAAAAG ggAAGAATTCAATGTCTTCTCACGGGAAGTAGCTAGATTTGGAAACATGTGTAAAGACCCACAGTGGCATAACCTACATCGATATTTCTCAAG ATTAGACATGGATGTCTTGGGCGACAAACAAAATCCGGTAGATGCCGAAAAGACAATGCAGGAGTTTGCCGGTCTAGTTAATTATACTGCG GAATTATACCATGAATTAAATGCTTATGAACGTTTTCAACATGATTATCAACAAAAAATTAAGGAAATGGAGTCCTTGAATCTTCCTCTCAAAG GTGAGAGTATCACAATTTTTCAAAGTGAGTTAAAGCATCAAAAAAAGCTTGTGAGGAACTTGAAAAAGAAGTCTCTTTGGGCCAGAAATTTAGAGGAG GTAGTTGAAAAACTTGTAGATATTGTTACCTATATACATCAAGCAATTTGCGAGCTCCTTGGAAATCATG GAATTGGTGCTGTCAAGTATGGTAAAGGTCCTCAAAGACTTGGTGAATCCGGTCTTGCACTACACTATGCGAATATAATCAATCAGATATATATGATT GCATCTCGCCCAGCCTCCCTTCCTCCAAATACAAGGGATACATTATATCAAGGTTTACCAAACAATATTAAGAGTGCCCTACCATCTCGGTTGCAATCCATTTCTATCCCAAAAGAG CAATCTTTCACTCACATCAAAGCTGAAATGGACAAGACTCTTAAGTGGCTCGTACCATTTGCCGCAAATACAATCAA AGTTCATCAAGGCTTCGGATGGGTTGGTGAGTGGGCAAACACAAG TAATGACTTTGGTGATAACACAACCAAAGAGAGCAACCCAATTCGCCTCCAGACACTTTACTACGCCGATAAGCAGAAAATAGATCTTCACATTATTGATTTGTTGGCATGGATTCACTATTTGATTAGCTCTATAAGATCCAGACAAAATGTCTCAAGGCCAATGCCAGCGCGCTCTCCTCCCAAGAGACCCGAACTTCAGTCTAAGATGCGACAGTTTTTGATTCTATCATTGGACCGAAACAACAAGCCATTGGGAACTCAACTTTCTCAAGAGGATAGGATACTACTAGAGGAAGTAATTGCAAGGAGGAGAAGCCCAGGAGTTAGCAAAAGCCAGGAACTTGGTGTTTCCAAGAAAACTCAAGTCAGGCACCCTCTCAGGACCAAAAGTGCTGGGAGTTCACCTGTTAGGGAGTCCTTGGGCACCACACTCAACGCCAACCGCCGAAGCTATAACGTTTTGGATATTATGGATGGCTTaggatcttga